From a region of the Chloroflexi bacterium ADurb.Bin180 genome:
- a CDS encoding Two component regulator propeller produces MTRQGFYDNLAHMSKSRLVWLVLISLLALVLRWRAALLLPVDYAEPAITSTAAGYASLLSQRDLPGLLSAPDTAGGPSLVKLLYAAAYALRGTTSADLAPARAVSVCFGTLQVALPAWLNPLAGFLLAVHTLAIKYTAQAYLEAVPGFWALLAVLAAGRITGPGDTTGRHGLLSALAAGAAAASNYRYVLPIVSVFLVLATLKRQRPWPLIFWACLAALTFWLLNLQLWANPLGSLRAALGSGTYWRSGTFAAWYAQLLFLWRPVPWHPGVFLFRLDTAICLFSLLGLPLVRRRSPAAAVWMALGIAWLILWPSPWPEQAVVVTVPLCLAAGLAVTQLAQWLTARVPLVGALRPFVPDEGVTLALGLMALGLLVLGTYLQSQYEKEMLSWTYISTASSALPSNTVRALARDAEGHVWAGTEAGASRFDNGTWTTFDTTNSSLPHNLVRAIATEPSGRVWFGTDRGLALLYGQEWSSLSLPAPYEDDTILCMATLPARLDADPAPGPLWVGTNEGALYYDGTSWTVYTPDNSGLTGATVLTIVPDSSGRVWFGTWGGLSLLDGTTWTTYTSANSGLIYDTVSAVVLDAQGRVWCGTLAGISVLDHGSWRSYTLANSALRFNTATRLAIDTRGNVWMGGDLPVGPMGAAAAFDGEKWTDYSQFFTGPHPAPVRAILTEPGGTVWFGTLLEGIVVYDPAAAERTSTVPVSNH; encoded by the coding sequence TTGACTCGGCAGGGCTTCTATGATAACCTAGCTCACATGAGCAAGAGCAGGCTGGTCTGGCTTGTCTTGATCTCGTTGCTCGCCCTGGTGCTGCGCTGGCGTGCCGCATTGCTTCTGCCCGTCGATTACGCCGAACCCGCCATCACCTCCACTGCAGCCGGCTACGCCTCCCTGCTTTCCCAGCGCGACCTACCCGGCCTGCTTTCCGCGCCCGATACGGCGGGCGGCCCTTCCCTCGTCAAGCTCCTCTATGCAGCCGCCTATGCGCTGCGCGGCACAACATCGGCCGATCTCGCCCCGGCCAGGGCAGTCTCAGTTTGCTTTGGCACGCTGCAGGTCGCGCTCCCGGCATGGCTCAACCCCCTGGCGGGGTTCTTGCTGGCCGTTCACACCCTGGCTATCAAGTACACCGCACAGGCCTATCTGGAAGCGGTCCCGGGGTTCTGGGCGCTTCTGGCGGTTCTCGCCGCCGGCCGAATCACCGGTCCAGGAGATACGACCGGCCGCCATGGCCTCCTCTCGGCTCTGGCCGCCGGTGCTGCCGCTGCCTCCAATTACCGCTACGTGCTCCCGATCGTCTCGGTTTTCCTGGTCCTGGCCACGCTCAAACGACAGCGCCCGTGGCCGCTCATCTTCTGGGCCTGCCTGGCCGCACTGACCTTCTGGCTGCTGAATCTGCAGCTCTGGGCCAATCCGCTCGGCTCGCTTCGCGCCGCGCTGGGCAGCGGAACGTACTGGCGCTCTGGCACCTTCGCCGCCTGGTACGCTCAGCTCTTGTTTCTCTGGCGGCCGGTGCCCTGGCACCCCGGGGTATTCTTGTTCCGTCTGGACACGGCGATCTGTCTGTTTTCCCTGCTGGGCCTGCCCCTCGTGCGGCGCCGGTCGCCTGCGGCGGCTGTTTGGATGGCCCTCGGTATCGCCTGGCTGATCCTCTGGCCGTCGCCCTGGCCCGAGCAAGCCGTAGTAGTGACCGTGCCTCTGTGCCTCGCTGCGGGCCTGGCGGTAACGCAGTTGGCGCAATGGCTCACTGCACGGGTTCCACTCGTGGGAGCCTTGCGGCCCTTTGTGCCTGACGAAGGGGTGACCCTGGCTCTCGGCTTGATGGCTCTCGGCCTGCTGGTGCTGGGCACCTACCTGCAGTCGCAGTACGAGAAGGAGATGTTGAGCTGGACCTACATCAGCACCGCATCGTCCGCTCTGCCAAGCAACACCGTACGAGCGCTGGCCCGGGATGCGGAGGGACATGTCTGGGCGGGCACAGAGGCCGGCGCCAGCCGATTCGACAACGGCACCTGGACCACCTTTGACACGACGAATTCGTCTCTGCCTCACAACCTGGTGCGGGCCATCGCCACCGAGCCCTCGGGCCGTGTCTGGTTCGGAACGGACCGAGGGCTGGCCCTTCTCTACGGGCAAGAATGGAGCAGCCTTTCTCTCCCGGCCCCATATGAGGATGATACGATTCTGTGTATGGCGACACTGCCGGCCAGACTCGACGCAGACCCTGCGCCCGGGCCACTCTGGGTCGGCACCAACGAGGGTGCTCTCTACTACGACGGCACCTCCTGGACGGTCTACACGCCGGACAATTCCGGCCTAACTGGCGCCACGGTGCTCACGATCGTGCCAGATTCGTCCGGACGCGTCTGGTTTGGCACCTGGGGCGGTCTATCGCTTCTCGACGGCACTACCTGGACGACCTATACCAGCGCCAACTCGGGCCTGATCTACGACACGGTCTCTGCCGTTGTTCTTGACGCGCAGGGCCGCGTCTGGTGCGGCACCCTGGCTGGCATCTCCGTGCTCGACCATGGCTCCTGGCGCAGCTATACCCTGGCCAACTCGGCCTTGCGCTTTAACACTGCAACCAGGCTGGCGATTGACACTCGGGGCAACGTGTGGATGGGCGGCGATCTGCCTGTTGGCCCGATGGGTGCGGCGGCAGCCTTCGACGGCGAAAAGTGGACCGACTATAGCCAGTTCTTCACCGGGCCGCACCCGGCGCCGGTCAGGGCCATCCTCACCGAACCCGGTGGAACCGTATGGTTCGGCACTCTGCTCGAGGGGATCGTCGTGTACGACCCGGCGGCGGCAGAGCGCACCAGCACTGTGCCTGTCTCGAACCACTAG
- the serB_2 gene encoding Phosphoserine phosphatase: MDSYLQSVLNASPERWPLRLAVFDLDGTIKEASSPWMYLHRALGTQAQAEEYRLRFQRGEISYLDWARLDSALWKGVPLSHVQDIFRDSPYRRGVRDLFAFLHCWRVACAVVSTGLTVQAEQVAADLGVWRTVANELEVQEGLLTGRAIVHVMEDTKGQIMSALRQEAGARPEECLAVGDGTADIDLFAQAGLAVAVCPRSDNVRNAAHHVIEDGDLSAIIPLIEGHFWSPDG, from the coding sequence ATGGACTCGTACTTACAAAGTGTCCTCAACGCTTCTCCTGAACGCTGGCCCCTGCGCCTGGCGGTGTTTGACCTGGACGGCACCATCAAGGAGGCCTCGAGTCCCTGGATGTACCTCCACCGCGCCCTGGGAACCCAGGCCCAGGCAGAGGAATACCGTCTCCGGTTCCAACGAGGAGAGATTAGCTATCTGGACTGGGCCCGGCTAGATAGCGCGCTGTGGAAGGGCGTGCCATTGTCTCACGTCCAAGACATTTTCCGCGACAGCCCCTATCGCCGCGGGGTGCGTGATCTCTTTGCTTTCCTGCACTGCTGGCGCGTCGCCTGCGCGGTCGTGAGCACCGGCCTCACCGTGCAGGCAGAACAGGTGGCGGCTGACCTTGGTGTGTGGCGCACCGTGGCCAACGAGCTCGAGGTCCAGGAGGGTCTGCTGACTGGCCGCGCGATCGTGCATGTTATGGAGGACACCAAAGGCCAGATTATGTCCGCCCTGCGCCAGGAAGCGGGGGCCAGGCCCGAGGAGTGCCTGGCTGTCGGCGACGGCACAGCCGATATCGACCTGTTTGCTCAGGCGGGGCTGGCGGTTGCCGTGTGTCCGCGGAGCGACAACGTGCGCAACGCCGCGCACCACGTCATCGAAGACGGCGACCTGAGTGCTATTATCCCGCTAATCGAGGGGCATTTCTGGTCGCCCGATGGATAG
- a CDS encoding drug efflux system protein MdtG, whose protein sequence is MSDTGEQRKQSGWRGLHRNVWATSLTSFMMDVSSEMVTNVLPLFLANVLGVTTSIIGLIEGVAEATASLLKVFSGWLSDRLRQRKWLAVAGYGLSALVKPLFFWADSWWAVAGVRWADRFGKGIRTAPRDALIADSVDSKNRGLAFGVQRAADTAGAMVGLLIAFAVVWYTQRGQVGLTASTFRALVLVSLVPAVLAVLSLAAGAQDVPVGSQQAAPRFAFRSLGGRFMVFMVIVGIFDVGNSSDAFLVLRAQERGLSVLGVLGMLVSFNLVYALVSAPAGSLSDRIGRRKLVIGGWLVYAMIYLGFALAHTGWQVWVLYVLYGFYYGLSYGTAKAMIADIVPEEVRGTAYGTYNAVLGFLDLPASLIAGLLWSGIPGSGFHGFGPSAPFYFGGLLALIAAVAMWRWKPGQGRGAA, encoded by the coding sequence ATGAGCGACACTGGAGAACAGCGAAAACAGAGCGGATGGCGCGGGCTGCACCGCAACGTGTGGGCTACCAGCCTGACCAGCTTTATGATGGACGTGTCGAGCGAGATGGTGACCAACGTCCTGCCGCTGTTCCTGGCCAACGTGCTCGGCGTGACGACGAGCATCATCGGGTTGATCGAAGGCGTTGCCGAGGCCACGGCCAGCCTGCTCAAGGTATTCTCGGGCTGGTTATCGGACCGGCTGCGGCAGCGCAAGTGGCTGGCTGTGGCCGGTTATGGCCTTTCAGCACTGGTCAAGCCGCTGTTCTTCTGGGCCGATTCCTGGTGGGCCGTGGCCGGGGTGCGCTGGGCGGATCGCTTTGGCAAGGGTATTCGCACCGCGCCGCGAGATGCACTGATTGCGGATTCGGTCGACTCCAAGAACCGTGGGCTGGCCTTTGGCGTACAACGCGCTGCTGATACCGCGGGGGCCATGGTTGGTCTGCTGATTGCCTTTGCCGTGGTCTGGTACACGCAGAGGGGTCAGGTTGGGCTCACTGCGTCGACCTTTCGGGCGCTGGTGCTGGTGAGTCTGGTGCCAGCGGTGCTGGCGGTTCTGTCGCTGGCAGCAGGGGCACAGGATGTTCCGGTCGGTTCGCAACAAGCAGCCCCCCGGTTCGCCTTCCGCAGCCTGGGTGGACGCTTTATGGTCTTTATGGTCATTGTCGGGATCTTTGATGTGGGCAACTCGTCCGACGCGTTCCTGGTGCTGAGGGCCCAGGAGAGAGGGCTGAGCGTGCTGGGTGTGCTGGGCATGTTGGTGAGCTTTAACCTGGTGTACGCACTCGTCTCTGCCCCGGCCGGATCGCTATCAGACCGGATTGGACGGCGCAAACTGGTCATCGGCGGGTGGCTGGTCTATGCGATGATCTATCTGGGGTTTGCCCTGGCACACACCGGCTGGCAGGTCTGGGTACTATACGTGCTCTATGGATTCTACTACGGGCTGAGCTATGGCACGGCCAAGGCCATGATCGCGGACATCGTGCCGGAAGAGGTACGCGGGACGGCCTATGGAACCTACAACGCCGTGTTGGGTTTTCTTGACCTGCCCGCCTCTCTCATCGCTGGCCTGCTCTGGAGCGGCATTCCTGGCAGCGGGTTTCACGGGTTTGGCCCGTCGGCGCCCTTCTACTTTGGCGGACTGCTGGCCCTGATCGCGGCAGTCGCGATGTGGAGATGGAAGCCCGGGCAGGGCCGCGGAGCAGCCTAG
- the thlA_2 gene encoding Acetyl-CoA acetyltransferase has product MRDAVIVGAVRSAVGKKNGLLRGYHPVELGGHVLRELMQRCHVPASQVDQVILGCVSQVGEQGANVARQALLQAGFPKEVPGTSIDFQCGSSQHAVHLAAAVIESGHADIVIAGGIESMSRVPMGASFVNGPGTPFTPQIMKQYDIIPQGLSAEEIASIWKIGRQELDEIAFRSHTLAARATEAGWFKQEILPLPSRLEDGTPVSVDRDEGIRYNPSLEKMASLQPAFKPDGVVTAGNSSQISDGAGALLVMSRDRARELGLRPRARVLAQYVVGVDPHTMLTGPIPATREILKRSGLRLDQIDLIEINEAFASVVAAWQRELQPDMARVNVQGGAIALGHPLGATGARLMVTLVHALERTGGRYGLQTMCCGGGLGIATILEREG; this is encoded by the coding sequence ATGCGCGACGCAGTAATTGTCGGAGCGGTGCGCTCGGCGGTTGGCAAGAAGAATGGCCTGTTGCGCGGCTACCACCCGGTGGAGCTGGGAGGGCACGTGCTGCGCGAGCTCATGCAGCGCTGTCACGTGCCGGCGAGCCAGGTGGATCAGGTGATCCTGGGCTGCGTGTCGCAGGTGGGCGAGCAGGGGGCCAATGTGGCCCGGCAGGCGCTGCTCCAGGCTGGATTCCCCAAGGAAGTGCCCGGCACCAGCATTGACTTTCAGTGCGGCTCCAGTCAGCACGCCGTGCACCTCGCAGCGGCGGTCATCGAGAGCGGCCATGCGGACATTGTCATTGCCGGCGGCATTGAGAGCATGAGCCGGGTACCGATGGGGGCGAGCTTTGTCAACGGGCCTGGCACCCCCTTTACCCCCCAGATCATGAAGCAGTACGACATCATCCCCCAGGGGCTCTCGGCCGAAGAGATCGCCTCTATATGGAAGATCGGTCGCCAGGAGCTGGACGAGATTGCTTTTCGCAGTCACACTCTGGCAGCACGGGCTACTGAGGCGGGTTGGTTCAAACAAGAGATCCTGCCCCTGCCTTCCAGGCTCGAGGATGGCACGCCGGTGAGTGTCGACCGGGACGAAGGCATCCGCTACAACCCTTCGCTGGAGAAGATGGCCAGCCTGCAGCCGGCGTTCAAGCCGGATGGAGTGGTCACGGCGGGCAACTCGAGCCAGATCTCGGACGGAGCAGGAGCGCTCTTGGTGATGAGCCGCGACAGGGCGCGCGAGCTCGGCCTGCGGCCACGGGCCCGGGTGTTGGCTCAGTATGTGGTGGGGGTAGATCCGCACACCATGCTCACCGGTCCGATTCCCGCCACGCGCGAGATCCTCAAACGCAGCGGACTGAGGCTGGACCAAATCGACCTGATTGAGATCAACGAGGCGTTTGCCTCGGTGGTGGCGGCCTGGCAGCGCGAGCTCCAGCCCGATATGGCGCGGGTCAATGTGCAGGGCGGGGCGATCGCTCTGGGGCACCCCCTTGGGGCAACCGGGGCGCGCCTGATGGTGACACTGGTGCATGCCCTGGAGCGCACGGGCGGGCGATACGGCCTGCAGACGATGTGCTGCGGCGGCGGCCTGGGGATCGCCACCATCCTCGAGCGCGAGGGATAA
- the suhB gene encoding Inositol-1-monophosphatase, producing MDPIEVAIDAARLAGAHALRRFRTPMAKRLKGPADLVTEADSEAEELIVRSIRRAFPDHAFLGEEGHQPRPEAEYTWVIDPIDGTRNYVRGIPFFCTSLALTRRGVPVVAVIFDPVHQETFHAQQGRGAYLDGTPVRVNREAALQDGVLALSLVSERYRHNGHVALPMLGQLQPMVESVRLMGSAALHLAYLACGRCELVFQDSVHPWDILAGALLVQEAGGVATELQGTPVSISSHDIIAASNRAIHDMGRAVAQKAIVARGDRRSGPAS from the coding sequence ATGGACCCCATCGAAGTGGCAATTGACGCAGCACGTCTTGCCGGCGCACATGCGCTGCGGCGTTTTCGGACCCCAATGGCCAAGCGACTCAAAGGGCCAGCGGACCTGGTCACTGAGGCCGACAGCGAAGCCGAGGAACTGATCGTCCGCTCCATTCGCCGCGCTTTTCCCGACCACGCTTTTCTGGGTGAGGAAGGTCATCAACCCCGGCCCGAGGCTGAGTACACCTGGGTCATCGATCCGATCGATGGCACCAGGAACTATGTCCGCGGGATCCCCTTCTTTTGCACCTCTCTGGCCCTGACCCGGCGTGGTGTGCCAGTGGTGGCGGTGATCTTCGATCCGGTGCACCAGGAAACCTTCCACGCACAACAGGGCCGGGGTGCTTACCTCGACGGTACTCCTGTTCGGGTGAACCGCGAGGCGGCTCTGCAGGACGGCGTGCTGGCGCTCAGCCTGGTATCCGAGCGTTATCGACACAATGGTCACGTTGCCCTGCCGATGCTGGGACAGCTCCAACCGATGGTCGAGTCGGTGCGGCTGATGGGCTCGGCGGCGCTGCATCTGGCCTATTTGGCCTGCGGCCGCTGCGAGCTGGTGTTCCAGGATTCGGTTCATCCCTGGGATATCCTCGCCGGCGCCCTGCTGGTGCAAGAGGCCGGCGGAGTGGCGACAGAACTGCAAGGCACGCCGGTGTCCATCTCCTCTCATGACATCATTGCGGCCAGCAACCGTGCCATTCACGATATGGGCCGGGCAGTGGCCCAGAAAGCGATTGTGGCCCGCGGTGATCGGCGGAGCGGCCCCGCCTCGTGA
- a CDS encoding L-Ala-D/L-Glu epimerase, which translates to MHIESLEVKRFSLYPPVSFDVAYGSFPTFDYVSLIVRADNGHIGLGEAAPDTLVTGETQDSCWQTLQRAEAWLIGRDPFEVEAILAAFEEESFGQPAAMAALDMALHDLIGKTLGVPVYRLLGGSARRKMEVYPVVPLRPPQEMAMVATMFVQAGYGGLNLKVGTGPDEDEERVRAVREAVGPHVRLRVDVSQGWHTAEVAIPAIQRMAQWNVDWVEQPVDADDLEGLTQVTHAVKVPIMADEGCQTPQDALAVVNRGAANLINVKLMKCGGLYRARQITAIAGAAGVPCVVGSMVESTVASLAGLHLYAASRSFISGEVMGPLFVHGDIARGFQMEGNRAVLTEEPGLGAELL; encoded by the coding sequence ATGCACATTGAGTCCCTTGAGGTCAAGCGTTTCAGTCTCTACCCGCCCGTTTCATTCGATGTGGCCTATGGCTCTTTCCCGACGTTTGACTATGTATCGCTCATCGTACGCGCTGACAACGGGCATATTGGCCTGGGCGAGGCAGCACCGGATACGCTGGTTACGGGAGAGACGCAGGACTCGTGCTGGCAGACGCTGCAGAGAGCCGAGGCCTGGCTCATCGGCCGCGATCCATTCGAGGTCGAGGCCATCCTGGCGGCGTTTGAGGAAGAGTCGTTTGGCCAGCCGGCGGCGATGGCCGCACTGGATATGGCACTGCACGACCTGATCGGCAAGACGCTGGGCGTGCCGGTCTACCGGCTGCTGGGCGGCAGTGCCAGGCGAAAAATGGAAGTATATCCCGTAGTGCCGCTCAGGCCGCCGCAGGAGATGGCGATGGTGGCGACCATGTTCGTGCAGGCCGGGTATGGCGGGCTCAACCTCAAGGTGGGCACCGGGCCAGACGAGGACGAGGAGCGGGTGCGCGCGGTGAGGGAAGCGGTTGGGCCGCATGTCAGACTCAGGGTCGACGTGAGCCAGGGCTGGCACACGGCTGAGGTGGCCATTCCGGCGATCCAACGGATGGCGCAGTGGAATGTAGACTGGGTCGAGCAGCCAGTGGATGCCGATGATCTGGAAGGGTTGACCCAAGTGACCCACGCGGTGAAGGTGCCGATCATGGCGGATGAAGGGTGCCAGACGCCGCAGGATGCCCTGGCGGTGGTGAACCGCGGTGCGGCGAACCTCATCAATGTCAAGTTGATGAAGTGCGGCGGCCTGTATCGGGCGCGCCAGATCACGGCCATTGCCGGTGCGGCCGGGGTTCCCTGCGTGGTCGGCTCGATGGTAGAGAGCACCGTGGCCAGTCTGGCCGGGCTGCACCTCTACGCGGCTTCTCGCTCGTTCATCAGCGGGGAGGTGATGGGCCCGCTGTTTGTGCACGGAGATATCGCGCGCGGTTTCCAAATGGAGGGCAACCGGGCGGTGTTGACCGAGGAGCCGGGTCTGGGAGCCGAGCTACTATGA
- a CDS encoding muropeptide transporter, with amino-acid sequence MQDKSRWFRALLFGSIYFVEGAILTFFSGFNALYLRSFDLSYSLIGTAGAVALLPFVLKIFIGMLSDRVNLLGMGHRKPFMIIGILLQALGALLVPLVNPVASFPLYLGLLLLISLGMSTYDTCADGLSIDTTPPEQRGFVQGVMVGARALASILLAAIIGWLVTRLSWSAVFWFIAVVTLLPLPLVLQVQEDERPAERSFSLAGFRSFWTRRMGLFLVLGLVYPLVLYSVNGVLGAFLNESVGIAMLQVGLYTSLFGVGAVLGGLAGGPLTDRLGRRNSLLAALAVTSVSLLALAGTASALVAVIAVLIFGLAFGYYETVYMAAGMDLTDPRIAATMFAIIMAFGNIGIGAGQPLAGMLVDAKGFSFLFVVLCLVNLASLPLVPLIFPSGASDRRERGAPQKAGLDAQRSG; translated from the coding sequence ATGCAAGACAAGTCCCGTTGGTTTCGTGCTCTGCTCTTTGGCTCCATCTACTTTGTCGAAGGGGCGATTCTGACCTTTTTCTCCGGGTTCAACGCCCTCTACCTGCGCTCATTTGATCTGTCCTATTCTCTGATCGGTACCGCCGGCGCGGTGGCCCTATTACCCTTTGTGCTCAAGATCTTTATCGGTATGCTGAGCGACAGGGTCAACCTGCTGGGGATGGGCCATCGCAAGCCGTTTATGATCATCGGCATTCTGCTTCAGGCGCTGGGCGCGCTGCTCGTTCCCCTGGTGAATCCGGTGGCGTCCTTTCCGCTCTATCTCGGGTTGTTGCTGCTGATCTCGCTGGGTATGTCCACCTATGACACCTGCGCCGATGGCCTGTCGATCGACACCACGCCCCCAGAGCAACGCGGATTCGTTCAGGGCGTAATGGTCGGCGCCAGGGCGCTGGCATCGATCCTGCTGGCGGCGATCATTGGCTGGCTGGTAACGCGGCTTTCGTGGAGTGCCGTCTTTTGGTTCATCGCCGTGGTGACGCTGCTGCCGCTGCCGCTGGTGCTGCAGGTCCAGGAGGATGAGCGGCCAGCCGAGAGGAGCTTTTCTCTGGCCGGGTTCCGCTCGTTCTGGACCCGCCGGATGGGGCTCTTTCTGGTGCTGGGGCTGGTCTATCCCCTGGTGCTTTACAGTGTGAACGGCGTGCTGGGTGCGTTCCTGAACGAGAGCGTGGGCATTGCCATGCTGCAGGTGGGATTGTACACGTCGCTGTTCGGCGTTGGCGCCGTGCTGGGTGGTCTGGCTGGCGGACCGCTCACGGACCGGCTGGGGCGTCGCAACAGCCTGCTGGCCGCCCTTGCCGTGACGTCGGTCTCACTGCTGGCGCTGGCCGGCACTGCCTCGGCGCTGGTAGCGGTGATCGCGGTGCTCATCTTTGGCCTGGCCTTTGGCTACTATGAGACGGTGTATATGGCCGCAGGAATGGACCTGACCGATCCGCGGATTGCGGCGACGATGTTCGCCATCATCATGGCCTTTGGCAACATCGGCATCGGCGCCGGCCAGCCGCTGGCCGGAATGCTGGTCGATGCAAAGGGGTTCAGCTTCTTGTTCGTTGTGCTCTGCCTGGTCAACCTGGCTTCCCTGCCTCTGGTACCGCTGATTTTCCCCTCGGGCGCGTCTGACAGGCGCGAACGTGGCGCGCCACAGAAAGCAGGCCTGGACGCGCAGCGCTCCGGCTAG
- a CDS encoding Cyclomaltodextrinase: MATDTPREYRNLVIYEVYVRNHSARGTFLEVEADLPRIKALGVDVVWFMPIHPVGQVSRKGSLGCPYSIADYRGINPEYGTCADFARFIQRAHELGLKVMIDVVYNHTAHDSVLVREHPDWFHQDKSGRPVTTVPEWSDVIDLKHGNPELTAYLIDTLRGWAQFGVDGFRCDVASLVPQEFWVEARREVAKVKPGVLWLAESVHAAFVAYRRSIGLPTISDSELYAAFDLTYVYDIWPIWQAAATGRVPVGRYLEMLRFQDAIYPENYAKMRYVENHDQARVMAVAGSRQQALAWTAFEAFNKGPFLIYAGQESAARHTPSLFDKDPVEWGSYELSPFLTRLMQLKKDPAQVEGQFVVTAAEPCIQAAWVKSGGSLYGVFNVAGKRGQVEVHLPDGRYADLLGGPPVEVTGGRLSAPESAAVVRCEAALQLEPFYSDLLDLNIDRD, encoded by the coding sequence ATGGCTACCGATACCCCGCGCGAGTACCGCAACCTGGTCATCTACGAGGTCTATGTGCGCAACCACAGCGCCAGAGGCACGTTCCTGGAGGTCGAGGCGGACCTGCCGCGCATCAAGGCGCTGGGGGTCGATGTGGTCTGGTTCATGCCCATCCATCCAGTCGGCCAGGTGTCGCGCAAGGGCAGCCTCGGGTGCCCCTACTCCATCGCCGACTATCGCGGCATCAATCCCGAATACGGCACCTGCGCCGATTTCGCCCGCTTCATCCAGCGGGCCCACGAGCTCGGGCTGAAGGTCATGATCGACGTCGTCTACAACCACACCGCGCACGACTCGGTGCTGGTACGCGAGCATCCGGACTGGTTCCACCAGGACAAGTCAGGCCGGCCGGTGACCACCGTGCCCGAATGGAGCGACGTGATCGACCTGAAGCACGGCAATCCAGAGCTGACCGCCTATTTGATCGACACGCTGCGCGGCTGGGCGCAGTTCGGCGTGGACGGCTTTCGCTGCGATGTGGCATCGCTGGTGCCGCAAGAGTTCTGGGTCGAAGCGCGCCGAGAGGTGGCCAAAGTCAAGCCGGGAGTGCTCTGGCTGGCCGAGTCGGTCCACGCGGCCTTTGTGGCCTACCGTCGCTCTATCGGCCTGCCTACCATCTCGGACAGCGAGCTCTACGCGGCGTTCGACCTGACCTATGTCTATGACATCTGGCCCATCTGGCAGGCCGCGGCAACGGGGCGCGTTCCCGTGGGGCGCTACCTGGAGATGCTGCGTTTCCAGGACGCCATCTACCCCGAGAACTATGCCAAGATGCGCTATGTGGAGAACCACGATCAGGCGCGGGTTATGGCCGTGGCCGGGTCGCGCCAACAGGCGCTGGCCTGGACGGCGTTTGAGGCGTTCAACAAGGGGCCTTTCCTGATCTATGCCGGGCAAGAGTCTGCCGCGCGGCACACGCCATCGCTATTCGACAAAGACCCGGTCGAGTGGGGTAGCTATGAGCTATCGCCCTTCCTGACCAGGCTGATGCAGCTCAAGAAGGACCCGGCGCAGGTGGAAGGCCAGTTCGTCGTGACGGCCGCAGAACCCTGCATTCAGGCGGCCTGGGTCAAGTCGGGCGGCAGTCTGTACGGCGTGTTCAACGTGGCCGGCAAGCGCGGCCAGGTCGAGGTTCATCTGCCCGACGGCCGCTACGCTGACCTGCTTGGCGGGCCGCCGGTCGAGGTCACCGGAGGACGCCTGAGCGCACCGGAGAGCGCGGCGGTCGTGCGCTGCGAGGCGGCCCTGCAGCTAGAGCCGTTCTACTCGGACCTGCTCGACCTGAACATCGACCGCGACTAG
- the bssD gene encoding Benzylsuccinate synthase activating enzyme, with protein sequence MPTSALTFNIQRFSTEDGPGIRTTVFFKGCPLRCAWCHNPEGLRQQLDLVWYDVRCIGARECVRACPEQALSLHPDGLHIERAECTLCGRCVSACPTAALEIIGQSWTAQELLAEILKDRAFYQTSGGGVTFSGGEPLLQVDLLAELLPLCRAEGLHVALDTCGAVAWERFERVLPWVDLVLLDLKLIDAERHRAATGVSNDLILENAKRLAQRGLPLWIRTPVIPGHTADLENIRAIGRFIREELPTVERWDLLAYTNLGRPKYRRLDLPYALAEEPLLSRSRMEELAAAAAELVPVARWSGATND encoded by the coding sequence ATGCCGACCAGCGCCCTGACTTTTAACATTCAGCGCTTTAGCACTGAGGATGGGCCGGGCATCCGCACGACCGTGTTCTTCAAGGGGTGCCCGCTGCGCTGCGCCTGGTGTCACAACCCCGAGGGGCTCAGGCAGCAGCTCGACCTGGTGTGGTACGACGTGCGCTGCATTGGCGCGCGCGAGTGTGTGCGGGCCTGCCCCGAGCAAGCCCTGTCGCTGCACCCGGATGGCCTGCACATCGAACGGGCCGAATGCACCCTGTGCGGCCGCTGTGTGTCGGCCTGCCCCACGGCGGCGCTGGAGATCATCGGCCAGAGCTGGACGGCGCAAGAGCTGCTGGCCGAGATACTCAAGGACCGGGCCTTTTACCAGACGTCGGGCGGCGGCGTCACCTTCAGCGGCGGCGAGCCGTTGCTGCAGGTAGACCTGCTGGCCGAGCTGCTGCCGCTCTGCCGCGCGGAGGGCCTGCACGTAGCGCTGGATACCTGCGGGGCGGTGGCCTGGGAACGGTTCGAGCGCGTCCTGCCGTGGGTGGACCTGGTCCTGCTGGACCTCAAGCTCATCGATGCCGAGCGCCACCGGGCGGCGACTGGCGTCTCGAACGACCTCATTCTGGAGAACGCGAAGAGACTGGCGCAGCGTGGACTGCCGCTGTGGATTCGCACTCCGGTGATCCCCGGCCACACCGCTGACCTGGAAAACATCCGCGCCATCGGCCGGTTCATCCGCGAGGAGCTGCCCACGGTGGAACGGTGGGACCTGCTGGCCTACACCAACCTGGGCCGCCCCAAGTATCGCCGGTTGGACCTGCCCTATGCGCTGGCCGAAGAACCGCTGTTGAGCCGCTCCAGGATGGAAGAGCTCGCCGCAGCAGCCGCAGAGCTGGTGCCGGTGGCCCGTTGGTCCGGCGCCACCAACGATTGA